The Methanolacinia petrolearia DSM 11571 genome has a segment encoding these proteins:
- the mtrA gene encoding tetrahydromethanopterin S-methyltransferase subunit A, whose product MADKKSPASGWPKIQGDYHSGDANSCVVVVTMGSHLDEQGVCDAGAALCGSCKTENLGLEKIVANVVANPNIRFLITCGTEVKGHLSGQCLKALHTGGVEGGKIVGAKGAIPFIENLDDAAIKRFQEQVEVIDIMETEDLGAIKAKVQDCISKDPGAFAGDAMVIEVKESEGGSEATVATANPQFLEAEARLNAIEEKLEFVEGELMQRNGRKIGRDIGILYGLVAGLFTFMILIVLLSKLMALV is encoded by the coding sequence ATGGCAGATAAGAAATCCCCCGCTTCCGGCTGGCCAAAAATCCAGGGTGACTACCACTCCGGCGATGCAAACAGCTGCGTTGTAGTAGTTACTATGGGATCGCACCTTGACGAACAGGGTGTCTGTGATGCCGGTGCTGCACTGTGCGGTTCATGCAAGACCGAGAACCTTGGTCTTGAGAAGATCGTAGCGAACGTGGTTGCGAACCCGAACATCAGGTTCCTGATCACCTGCGGTACGGAAGTCAAGGGACACCTTTCCGGGCAATGCTTAAAAGCCCTTCACACCGGCGGTGTGGAAGGCGGAAAGATTGTCGGCGCAAAGGGTGCTATTCCGTTCATCGAGAATTTGGATGATGCTGCAATCAAACGCTTCCAGGAGCAGGTTGAAGTAATCGATATCATGGAGACCGAGGATCTCGGTGCAATAAAAGCCAAGGTCCAGGACTGCATAAGCAAAGACCCCGGAGCCTTTGCAGGCGATGCAATGGTCATAGAGGTCAAGGAATCTGAAGGAGGATCCGAGGCAACGGTTGCTACGGCCAACCCTCAGTTCCTTGAGGCTGAGGCACGTCTCAATGCAATCGAGGAAAAACTTGAGTTCGTAGAAGGAGAACTTATGCAGCGTAACGGTCGTAAGATCGGACGTGATATAGGTATTCTCTACGGTCTTGTTGCAGGATTGTTTACATTCATGATATTGATTGTATTACTCTCAAAACTTATGGCATTGGTGTAA
- a CDS encoding MFS transporter yields MNNLFESKKSQILAVIFTGAIMIALDGSTVSPILYPLKTAFGVSEGLISWAINIEVLFLLIFTPIIAKMADYIGRKKIYLLCISSFIAGLLIVVSAQSFEWFLAGRALQGIGAGISVLAIVLIGDHFTENRGTVLGIFGVIISMVYAAGPLIAGFLINFDWHFVFAVNIPVALVLACLAYKLLPAESDFSGKKAIDWKGIIALSLAIAAFAIFITQFSGSLFSAGAFILIAVTIVSLLLFLKFERSTEEKILPLSMLKRKNPLIASILTLLGYTAGAGTYFLSTFAIMAFGLSDSAGAYILLPFTVASLVATLAVGKLLDKTGPKPIMLAGGLISATGMFILGISGSIHTFILSTILIGIGNASIAGNALYYLMLHESGTEDRASAQGLLNVLLNAGSLIGGALLGAAFDSASGGTANYRITYFVLASVYIGLAIIVTRLKQD; encoded by the coding sequence ATGAATAATTTGTTTGAAAGTAAGAAATCCCAAATCCTTGCTGTCATATTTACCGGGGCCATCATGATAGCTCTTGACGGATCTACCGTCTCCCCGATACTATATCCCCTGAAAACGGCTTTCGGTGTAAGCGAAGGGCTCATCTCATGGGCGATAAATATAGAAGTCCTGTTCCTGCTGATCTTCACCCCGATAATTGCGAAGATGGCCGATTATATCGGGCGAAAGAAGATCTACCTTCTATGTATATCCTCGTTCATCGCCGGACTTCTTATAGTCGTTTCTGCGCAGTCTTTCGAATGGTTCCTCGCCGGAAGAGCACTCCAGGGAATCGGAGCAGGCATATCCGTCCTTGCCATAGTATTGATCGGCGATCACTTTACTGAAAACAGGGGTACCGTCCTCGGTATATTCGGAGTCATCATAAGCATGGTATATGCAGCCGGCCCCCTCATCGCCGGATTCCTGATAAACTTCGACTGGCATTTCGTATTCGCTGTGAATATACCGGTTGCCCTGGTGCTGGCCTGCCTTGCATATAAATTGCTCCCGGCCGAAAGCGACTTTTCGGGAAAAAAGGCAATCGACTGGAAAGGGATTATCGCTCTCAGCCTTGCCATCGCGGCTTTTGCAATATTTATCACGCAATTCTCCGGGTCGCTGTTTTCGGCAGGGGCATTTATCCTCATTGCTGTAACGATTGTCTCTCTTCTTCTGTTCCTGAAATTCGAAAGAAGCACAGAGGAGAAGATACTGCCTCTCTCAATGCTGAAACGAAAAAATCCGCTGATAGCAAGCATCCTGACTCTTCTGGGATATACAGCAGGTGCCGGTACATACTTCCTCTCTACATTTGCGATAATGGCCTTCGGCCTCAGCGATTCGGCCGGCGCCTACATCCTTCTGCCTTTTACGGTCGCATCGCTCGTCGCAACCCTTGCAGTAGGAAAACTGCTCGACAAGACCGGGCCCAAACCCATAATGCTCGCAGGTGGACTGATCTCAGCCACAGGAATGTTCATTCTCGGCATTTCCGGATCGATCCATACCTTCATCCTCTCGACAATCCTAATCGGAATCGGCAATGCCTCCATTGCAGGAAATGCACTATACTACCTTATGCTGCACGAATCGGGAACAGAGGACAGGGCCTCGGCCCAGGGGCTGCTGAACGTCCTGCTCAATGCCGGTTCACTCATCGGCGGAGCGCTTCTCGGTGCGGCTTTCGATTCGGCATCCGGAGGAACGGCAAACTACAGGATTACTTATTTTGTCCTGGCATCCGTGTATATAGGACTGGCAATAATCGTAACAAGGCTCAAACAGGACTGA
- the mtrB gene encoding tetrahydromethanopterin S-methyltransferase subunit MtrB yields MGYIQVLPEFGLVADPVVGLVTTAGASLAPILDEIGEVEKIADDIVGMLSGEGNFLASFPHREKSLVYAGSVTAMWYGMAVGLLIAGLFAFALI; encoded by the coding sequence ATGGGATATATTCAAGTTCTTCCGGAATTCGGTCTTGTAGCGGATCCGGTAGTAGGTCTTGTAACCACAGCCGGAGCATCGCTTGCACCGATTCTGGACGAGATAGGAGAGGTAGAGAAGATTGCCGATGATATCGTAGGGATGCTCTCCGGAGAAGGCAATTTCCTTGCATCTTTCCCCCACAGGGAAAAATCGCTTGTGTATGCCGGTAGCGTGACAGCTATGTGGTACGGTATGGCAGTTGGACTACTTATCGCGGGATTGTTCGCATTTGCTTTGATCTGA
- a CDS encoding PAS domain S-box protein, producing the protein MKESEEKFREVFNNANDMIILTYFDENHPGKIIEINERTVIDLGYQKSELIDMDLLMLVDESDREKSGEILNIIATVPGFFYELLLKTKDKRRIAVEIKTKAFELGGQQVALSVMRDITERKKAHEIEKKAFAQIEENINQLATLGDAIRNPLTVFVGLADLNGGEIEEKIKKEAKEIDDYITMLDRGWIESEKVRDFLKKHYGIV; encoded by the coding sequence TTGAAGGAAAGCGAGGAGAAATTTCGCGAAGTGTTTAATAATGCAAACGATATGATTATTCTCACCTATTTTGATGAGAATCACCCCGGGAAAATAATCGAGATCAACGAACGTACAGTAATAGATCTCGGCTATCAAAAATCCGAGCTCATCGATATGGACCTGTTAATGCTGGTTGATGAATCCGACCGGGAAAAATCTGGAGAAATTCTTAATATAATTGCCACAGTGCCAGGATTCTTCTATGAACTGCTCCTGAAAACAAAAGACAAGAGGAGAATAGCGGTCGAGATAAAAACGAAGGCCTTTGAACTCGGTGGTCAGCAGGTTGCATTATCCGTAATGCGTGATATAACCGAGAGAAAAAAAGCGCATGAAATAGAGAAGAAGGCATTTGCGCAGATTGAAGAGAATATCAATCAACTTGCAACTCTTGGCGATGCAATAAGAAATCCCCTTACAGTGTTCGTCGGTCTTGCAGACCTCAACGGCGGAGAGATTGAAGAGAAGATAAAGAAAGAGGCAAAAGAGATCGACGACTATATCACCATGCTTGATCGCGGCTGGATCGAATCTGAAAAAGTGAGGGATTTCCTTAAAAAGCACTATGGCATAGTCTGA
- a CDS encoding PAS domain-containing protein codes for MIRTIALDAIKSGKGIRTDISIPVSGGERWYEITATPVYDKSIDTGAAMVTGRDITECRITGERLSDSKLQIDILLDGSPVPMFILNSEHRLIYWNKALERQSGIKAGDVLGTKSQWEIFYSEKRPTLADLLLDNSTDDLRKW; via the coding sequence TTGATCAGAACAATTGCACTGGATGCAATAAAATCCGGGAAAGGAATCCGTACTGATATTTCAATCCCGGTATCCGGTGGAGAGAGGTGGTATGAGATCACAGCAACCCCGGTCTATGATAAGTCAATTGATACAGGTGCTGCGATGGTGACCGGCAGGGATATCACCGAATGCAGAATCACGGGGGAGAGGCTTAGCGATTCAAAACTTCAGATCGATATACTTCTTGATGGTTCTCCCGTACCGATGTTTATTCTTAACAGTGAGCACAGGCTGATCTACTGGAACAAGGCGCTTGAAAGGCAGAGCGGTATTAAGGCCGGGGATGTTCTGGGAACGAAATCACAGTGGGAGATATTCTACTCTGAAAAAAGACCCACCCTGGCTGATTTACTCCTTGATAATTCAACTGATGATCTCCGGAAATGGTAA
- a CDS encoding glycosyltransferase family protein gives MKILFVVCGEGLGHASRSTKLARYLENFGHTCIFASYGKAYDFINRQGGFQVYETPGEVKLEGDNGYFSISRTLWSSKGVMINLGKSLQSIRHIITEHSIDLMVSDTMYGAVTAAKLESIPSVFITNQNSFSTADDSGSRYWKALSKIVGKYLTVPDRVIVPDFEPPHTVCGYNLELNNGYKPVFDFVGPIIDSSMFGYDLKKETIFASFGGEPFKVPLYHMLKKIADERPFHTFEAFSTTPGLPESSNNFRVYSYVEDIHRYMAQARVVILHGGLTSLHESLLFNKPSVMIVDPHHPEQWNNARKIEEIGAGILLEGDKVTEKRLSDAIDEALTMKVPDMTHLFNSQDGKVKSYKVIEELMANPGYPKERIHLRRESIKWLKNYENIIRSK, from the coding sequence ATGAAAATCCTTTTTGTGGTGTGCGGTGAGGGACTGGGTCATGCTTCAAGAAGTACAAAACTAGCCCGCTATCTTGAAAACTTCGGCCATACATGCATCTTTGCATCATATGGCAAGGCCTATGATTTCATAAACAGACAGGGTGGTTTTCAGGTTTATGAGACTCCAGGCGAGGTTAAACTAGAGGGTGACAACGGGTATTTCAGCATATCCAGGACATTATGGTCCTCCAAGGGTGTGATGATAAACCTTGGAAAATCACTGCAAAGTATCAGGCATATAATTACAGAGCATTCAATAGATCTAATGGTGTCCGACACGATGTACGGGGCTGTCACGGCTGCAAAGCTCGAATCGATCCCGTCGGTGTTTATTACAAACCAGAATTCCTTCTCCACAGCCGATGACTCGGGTTCAAGGTACTGGAAAGCCCTGAGCAAAATTGTAGGTAAATACCTGACAGTTCCCGACAGGGTGATCGTTCCTGATTTCGAGCCCCCGCATACGGTCTGCGGCTATAATCTCGAACTGAACAACGGCTACAAGCCGGTATTCGATTTTGTCGGCCCGATAATTGACAGCAGCATGTTTGGGTATGATCTCAAAAAAGAGACGATCTTCGCTTCCTTCGGCGGAGAGCCTTTTAAGGTTCCTCTCTATCACATGCTGAAGAAGATTGCCGATGAAAGGCCTTTTCATACTTTTGAAGCCTTCTCCACGACCCCGGGACTTCCTGAGAGTTCGAATAATTTCAGGGTATACAGCTACGTAGAGGATATACACCGGTATATGGCGCAAGCGAGAGTGGTGATCCTACACGGGGGGCTTACGAGCCTGCACGAATCCCTATTGTTCAACAAGCCGAGCGTCATGATAGTCGATCCCCATCATCCCGAGCAATGGAACAATGCAAGAAAGATCGAGGAGATAGGTGCCGGAATACTCCTCGAGGGAGACAAGGTCACGGAGAAAAGACTCAGCGATGCGATCGACGAGGCGCTTACGATGAAAGTTCCGGACATGACTCATCTCTTCAATTCACAGGACGGAAAGGTGAAATCCTATAAAGTGATCGAAGAACTTATGGCAAACCCCGGGTATCCCAAGGAAAGGATTCACTTGAGAAGAGAATCTATAAAGTGGCTGAAGAATTATGAGAATATTATAAGATCCAAATGA
- the mtrC gene encoding tetrahydromethanopterin S-methyltransferase subunit MtrC codes for MTVAITASEGGMPHNKVLAIGLIGAIVCLYLTYVNAYLPQPLFSFFGGLAAVLALWWGTDTIKHLCSYGLGTGVPSAGMIALGSGVIAMLLGSKLSAMGFISTPLIIPIGTVIIAAILGIIIGFISDKIVNMNIPVLMVSLAELCMVGAIIIMGLTAMATGTFVFADLVSGSTTFFGVVMLDTTSSYLGGCVIAVVFMLGALGVQHAFNACLGPNESQDRTLMLAAECGFLSMITVSIISFAFVSFLSAILSFIISVIGWVYTYRKYFELSKRDAFMWLDAKPIREKEA; via the coding sequence ATGACAGTAGCAATTACAGCATCTGAAGGCGGAATGCCCCACAACAAGGTTCTTGCAATAGGACTTATTGGAGCAATTGTGTGCCTTTATCTCACCTACGTAAACGCATACCTGCCCCAGCCTTTGTTCTCATTCTTCGGCGGACTTGCAGCAGTGCTTGCCCTCTGGTGGGGTACGGATACTATTAAGCATCTCTGCAGTTACGGTCTTGGTACCGGTGTTCCGTCGGCAGGTATGATCGCACTCGGTTCGGGAGTTATTGCAATGCTTCTCGGAAGCAAGCTCAGCGCAATGGGATTCATATCCACACCACTGATTATCCCGATCGGAACGGTTATTATTGCCGCAATTCTTGGAATTATCATCGGTTTCATCTCTGATAAGATCGTCAACATGAACATTCCTGTCCTCATGGTTTCTCTCGCCGAACTCTGTATGGTTGGTGCGATCATAATCATGGGACTTACTGCAATGGCAACAGGAACATTCGTGTTCGCAGATCTGGTGTCAGGTTCTACCACATTCTTTGGAGTTGTAATGTTAGATACCACCTCGTCATATCTCGGCGGCTGCGTTATCGCTGTCGTATTTATGCTTGGTGCATTAGGTGTTCAGCATGCATTCAATGCATGTCTCGGACCTAACGAGTCACAGGACAGGACACTCATGCTTGCAGCAGAGTGCGGGTTCCTTAGTATGATCACCGTATCTATCATATCCTTTGCATTCGTGAGCTTCCTTTCAGCAATTCTCTCGTTCATCATATCAGTTATTGGATGGGTGTACACATACCGCAAGTACTTCGAGCTCTCAAAGCGTGATGCGTTCATGTGGCTTGATGCAAAACCGATTCGTGAGAAGGAGGCCTGA
- the mtrH gene encoding tetrahydromethanopterin S-methyltransferase subunit H codes for MFKFEKEQTVLDFNGTKIGGQPGEYPRVLGASIFYNKHETVIDDEKGIIDKDRAEALWNRCLELSDQSGVPHFCQIISETPEAFESYFQWFDSIDNKTAFLMDSSNPAALAHACGYVTEVGLASRAIYNSINGSIGPENIEALKNSDVDAAIVLAFNPGDPSVKGREQVLSQGGVAGQEKSMMAIAEECGITRPILDTAATPLGLGSGGSFREILACKAIHGLPTGGAYHNMTVSWPWLKRWRGSKKNPSLLLQQYEGKDLLAEQMSHHHSGGLEGIKQAAWTAPDIGCNIMAATLGADLIMYGPIENCEAATTAIAFSDIVLAEAAKEFGLEPQVDTHPLFHLV; via the coding sequence ATGTTCAAATTCGAGAAAGAACAGACGGTACTCGACTTTAACGGTACCAAGATTGGAGGGCAGCCCGGAGAATACCCGAGGGTGCTCGGAGCTTCCATCTTCTATAACAAGCACGAGACTGTTATCGATGATGAGAAGGGCATAATTGATAAGGATCGCGCAGAGGCTCTCTGGAACAGGTGTTTGGAACTTTCCGACCAGAGCGGAGTTCCACACTTCTGCCAGATCATCTCTGAAACACCAGAGGCATTCGAGAGCTACTTCCAGTGGTTTGATTCGATCGACAACAAGACCGCATTCCTGATGGATTCGTCAAACCCCGCAGCACTTGCACATGCCTGCGGCTATGTTACTGAAGTAGGCCTTGCAAGCCGTGCAATCTACAACTCGATCAACGGTTCAATCGGACCGGAGAACATCGAGGCACTGAAGAACAGTGATGTCGATGCTGCAATCGTACTTGCATTCAACCCCGGTGACCCCTCGGTCAAGGGACGTGAGCAGGTACTTTCACAGGGTGGAGTTGCTGGACAGGAAAAGTCAATGATGGCTATCGCGGAAGAGTGTGGAATTACACGTCCTATCCTCGATACTGCAGCAACACCTCTCGGACTTGGTTCCGGCGGTTCATTCCGTGAGATTCTTGCATGCAAGGCAATCCACGGTCTCCCAACCGGTGGTGCGTACCACAACATGACCGTATCATGGCCCTGGCTCAAACGCTGGAGAGGATCCAAGAAGAACCCCTCGCTGCTCTTACAGCAGTACGAAGGAAAGGATCTTCTTGCAGAACAGATGTCCCACCACCACTCCGGTGGACTTGAGGGCATAAAGCAGGCAGCATGGACAGCACCTGATATCGGATGTAACATCATGGCTGCAACACTCGGTGCAGACCTCATCATGTACGGACCTATCGAGAACTGTGAAGCTGCAACAACAGCAATTGCATTCTCCGACATTGTCCTCGCAGAGGCTGCAAAAGAGTTTGGTCTTGAGCCGCAGGTGGACACACATCCGCTCTTCCACCTGGTATAA
- a CDS encoding ATP-dependent DNA ligase, with protein sequence MQFSEFSEICGQLEKISGRLDTIDMIASHLPGLDDEELPIFIRFLMGRIFPDWSQDKIGIGPNLVFESVAYVAGNDRSKVVREINKQGDVGTAVENILSKKEQTSFFSENPDLRDVYSDFAYLSSIEGNRSQKEKLKVIRKLFANAGGAEGKYLSRLILGELRIGIGEGNIRDAIAKAFDVPTESVEHAYQAANDLGEIAVIAKKGVDELRAVRISLFRPVKMMLAKQGTIAEMVEEQGAIAAEYKYDGTRFQFHKSGDKCRIYSRKLEEVTTAIPDIVDILVKTTGHDVILDGEVIAVDGNGNPMPFQHVLKRFRRKHDIASHIENIRLVPNIFDILYLDGETLIDKPFEERRKILVENVSLHVAPQIVSDDIITIEAFYREALDAGHEGIMIKSLKSAYTPGQRVRQWIKIKPSVDTIDLAVVGAEWGEGKRAHLFGSFILACQDESGRLLRISKVATGFSDEALAGVYDLLKDTEISESGKVVSFEPEVVFEVGYAEIQKSTNYEAGYALRFPRFIRFRDDKGIDEIETISSIEDRFRAQSEKIR encoded by the coding sequence ATGCAGTTTAGCGAATTTTCAGAGATCTGCGGGCAATTGGAGAAGATCTCCGGAAGGCTTGATACGATAGACATGATCGCATCCCATCTTCCCGGACTGGACGACGAGGAACTCCCGATATTTATCAGGTTCCTGATGGGCAGGATCTTTCCAGACTGGAGTCAGGACAAGATCGGGATCGGGCCGAATCTTGTATTCGAGTCGGTTGCATATGTCGCAGGGAACGACAGGAGCAAAGTTGTCAGGGAGATAAACAAACAGGGCGATGTGGGGACCGCAGTTGAAAATATCCTCTCCAAAAAAGAGCAGACATCATTTTTTTCAGAAAATCCCGATCTCAGGGATGTATATTCGGATTTCGCCTATCTTTCCTCGATAGAAGGGAACCGGTCCCAAAAAGAGAAGCTGAAGGTCATCAGGAAATTATTCGCAAATGCCGGTGGGGCCGAAGGGAAATACCTCTCAAGGCTGATCCTCGGTGAACTCAGGATCGGAATAGGTGAAGGCAACATCCGCGACGCGATCGCAAAGGCGTTCGATGTCCCGACGGAGTCGGTCGAGCATGCGTACCAGGCGGCAAACGATCTCGGCGAGATCGCGGTAATTGCAAAAAAAGGGGTTGATGAATTAAGGGCAGTCAGGATATCGCTCTTCAGGCCGGTAAAGATGATGCTTGCAAAGCAGGGAACGATCGCTGAGATGGTTGAGGAACAGGGTGCAATTGCGGCGGAGTACAAATACGACGGAACCAGATTCCAGTTCCACAAATCCGGTGACAAGTGCAGGATCTACTCGAGAAAACTTGAAGAGGTCACCACTGCAATCCCCGATATCGTCGACATTCTCGTTAAAACGACCGGACACGATGTTATACTTGACGGTGAGGTCATCGCGGTCGACGGGAACGGAAATCCGATGCCTTTCCAGCATGTCCTGAAGAGATTCAGGAGAAAACACGACATTGCATCGCATATTGAAAATATCAGGCTTGTCCCGAACATATTCGATATCCTCTATCTCGACGGGGAGACTCTCATTGACAAACCGTTTGAGGAGAGAAGAAAAATCCTCGTTGAGAACGTCTCATTACATGTAGCACCCCAGATAGTTTCCGACGATATTATAACCATCGAAGCGTTCTACAGGGAAGCTCTCGACGCGGGCCACGAGGGAATAATGATCAAATCGCTCAAATCGGCATATACACCGGGACAGAGGGTTCGCCAGTGGATAAAGATCAAGCCCTCCGTCGATACTATAGACCTTGCAGTAGTTGGTGCTGAATGGGGCGAAGGGAAACGCGCCCATCTATTCGGGTCATTCATCCTCGCATGCCAGGATGAATCCGGAAGACTCCTTAGGATATCGAAGGTTGCGACGGGTTTTTCGGACGAGGCTCTCGCAGGAGTATATGATCTCCTGAAGGACACGGAGATCTCCGAGTCCGGCAAGGTAGTTAGTTTCGAGCCTGAAGTTGTGTTTGAGGTAGGATATGCCGAGATCCAGAAGAGCACCAATTACGAGGCCGGCTATGCACTCAGGTTCCCGAGATTCATCCGCTTCAGGGACGACAAGGGTATTGACGAGATCGAAACGATCTCATCGATTGAAGATCGTTTCAGGGCACAGTCAGAAAAAATCAGATAA
- a CDS encoding Nre family DNA repair protein → MKAGLCAECKGRGFCGLKECPITKRFYAGLRTRVSKEYMGESPSVFIGSRNYPSVSGGPLMIGESDDPEDWVRRNYSIDDIVGIRAGTIRGNSRYKVKQTLPDLPIQEIALSKKPLDVEVAFEKPVSFDLKFDGILAPVGLSGSIEKLKVLDNASVPVVVDRITSDTDLKATEGVIELYKSGIDHHYITQLLTSGQLGVKRHIVPTRWGITAVDDTISYALKREVMRNPQVSGITMLTASLHANRIICVLLPGEFRFEMIEIWGQGSMWGGSEGDTIVVDSEGEKRKSNYSPITGAYYSARLAVLEYLRSIGRCASVFVVRQVSKDYWAPLGTWVIREASRKAMNSVPISFDDTAAVETEINMILGSRHWRSYSRLLNDIKSQKRLSDFF, encoded by the coding sequence ATGAAAGCTGGTCTTTGTGCTGAATGCAAGGGCCGCGGGTTCTGCGGCCTGAAAGAGTGTCCTATTACTAAGAGATTTTATGCCGGGCTGAGGACCAGAGTATCGAAGGAATACATGGGGGAATCCCCGTCTGTTTTTATCGGGAGCAGAAATTATCCTTCGGTCTCGGGCGGACCCCTGATGATCGGCGAATCGGACGATCCTGAAGACTGGGTCCGCAGAAATTATTCTATCGACGACATTGTCGGAATCCGTGCAGGGACCATAAGAGGAAATTCGCGTTATAAAGTAAAACAGACATTGCCGGATCTACCTATCCAGGAGATTGCACTTTCTAAGAAACCTCTTGATGTTGAGGTTGCATTTGAAAAACCGGTATCCTTCGACCTGAAGTTCGACGGAATCCTTGCACCTGTAGGCCTTTCGGGATCTATCGAGAAACTGAAGGTGCTTGACAACGCTTCAGTGCCTGTTGTCGTGGACAGGATCACATCCGATACCGACCTTAAGGCAACCGAAGGGGTGATAGAACTGTACAAATCGGGGATCGATCACCATTATATCACCCAGCTCCTGACGTCGGGACAGCTTGGGGTTAAGCGGCATATAGTTCCGACAAGATGGGGTATAACGGCTGTCGACGACACGATATCATACGCCCTTAAAAGGGAAGTAATGAGAAACCCCCAAGTGTCGGGTATTACGATGCTTACCGCATCGCTTCATGCTAACCGTATCATCTGCGTTCTTTTGCCGGGCGAATTCAGGTTCGAGATGATCGAGATCTGGGGCCAGGGAAGCATGTGGGGCGGCAGCGAAGGGGATACCATCGTCGTTGATTCCGAGGGAGAGAAGAGGAAGTCGAATTACTCTCCTATAACAGGTGCATATTACTCGGCAAGGCTCGCGGTTCTCGAATATCTAAGGAGTATCGGGCGGTGCGCCTCGGTGTTTGTGGTAAGACAGGTCTCAAAGGACTACTGGGCCCCGCTTGGCACATGGGTGATCCGTGAGGCATCACGAAAGGCGATGAACTCTGTTCCCATAAGTTTCGATGATACGGCAGCCGTCGAGACGGAGATCAACATGATCCTCGGCTCAAGGCATTGGAGGAGCTACAGCAGGCTCTTAAACGATATAAAGTCGCAGAAAAGGTTATCTGATTTTTTCTGA
- a CDS encoding tetrahydromethanopterin S-methyltransferase subunit F yields the protein MSDEEKSGPTIIRTAAIEAMVADMRYKGQILARTNKLESGIMDSGIIGFMFGLLITLALTIVPVYLMGGI from the coding sequence ATGTCAGATGAAGAGAAATCAGGTCCGACAATAATAAGGACAGCAGCTATCGAGGCCATGGTCGCTGACATGCGCTATAAAGGACAGATCCTGGCAAGGACCAACAAGCTTGAATCAGGTATAATGGATTCAGGTATCATTGGTTTCATGTTTGGTCTCCTGATCACGCTGGCACTGACAATAGTTCCGGTATATCTGATGGGAGGTATCTGA
- the mtrA gene encoding tetrahydromethanopterin S-methyltransferase subunit A: protein MADKKSPASGWPKIQGDYHTGDANSCVVVVTMGSHLDEQGVCDAGAAMCGSCKTENLGLEKIVANVISNPNIRFLITCGTEVKGHLSGQCLKALHAGGVEGGKIVGAKGAIPFIENLNDAAIKRFQEQVELIDIMETEDLGAIKAKVQECISKDPGAFEGDAMVIEVKEEEGGAGETEGEEAPMTAEVALLHARMKVIQEKVTGMGLQDRFAAGVYSGKVEGLMIGLIVSFAVLGFLLMG from the coding sequence ATGGCAGATAAAAAATCTCCGGCCTCAGGCTGGCCAAAGATCCAGGGTGACTACCACACCGGCGATGCAAACAGCTGCGTTGTAGTAGTTACAATGGGTTCACACCTTGACGAGCAGGGCGTCTGCGATGCCGGCGCAGCAATGTGCGGTTCATGCAAGACTGAGAATCTCGGTCTGGAAAAGATCGTAGCGAACGTGATTTCGAACCCGAACATCAGGTTCCTGATCACCTGCGGTACAGAAGTCAAGGGACACCTTTCCGGACAGTGCTTAAAGGCCCTTCACGCCGGCGGTGTGGAAGGCGGAAAGATTGTCGGTGCAAAGGGAGCAATTCCGTTCATCGAAAATCTCAACGATGCCGCGATCAAGCGCTTCCAGGAGCAGGTCGAATTAATCGACATTATGGAGACCGAGGATCTCGGTGCAATCAAGGCCAAGGTCCAGGAATGCATAAGCAAGGACCCCGGAGCCTTTGAGGGCGACGCGATGGTCATTGAGGTCAAGGAAGAGGAAGGCGGAGCCGGCGAGACCGAGGGCGAGGAAGCCCCGATGACAGCCGAAGTCGCTCTCCTGCATGCCAGAATGAAGGTAATCCAGGAAAAGGTTACCGGCATGGGCCTCCAGGACCGCTTTGCAGCAGGTGTCTATTCAGGTAAAGTAGAAGGACTCATGATCGGTCTGATCGTGTCTTTTGCCGTTCTCGGCTTCCTGTTAATGGGGTGA